Below is a window of Verrucomicrobiales bacterium DNA.
ACGAGGATTTGAAGCAGTCCGCCCGCTATGCCGCTGAGAAAGAAAAGCTGCAGCATCCGGACCGGACCATGGATGGACTCGACCGCCCGACCGAAAAACCAGACCCCGAGCAAGTTGAACAGAAGATGTATCGGTCCCCCGTGCAACAGCTGAAAGGTAACCAGCTGCCAAATAAAGCCCCGTCCCAAGACATCCGCAGGCCACAATGCCAACCAGCCTTGGACTCCGGATCGGATGTACGCTTGATCAATAGCCTGAAACACAAAGATTACCCCCAGGGCAATCATGAGTTTGGCGGATGCGGACAACCCCTGACCGTAGGAGGGCTCTCGCATATAAGATCGATCTTCGAGCATATCTTAGTAGTCAGAACCTATGCCCGGCCTATCGGTATCGCAATGCCCATTTTTGAAGCATTTTCGGAAAGCATTTTCCGTCACTAGAGAACTATCGGCATCGAAGCGCCCACCTGAAGCCCAGGACCAAGCCGGTCTTGATCGCGGTTCCGACCGGGGCATCGATCGGGAACCTTGGCCGGACATACCAACTCGCTGAACGTACGTTCAGCGAGTTGGTCATGCCCGGGACGTTGAACCTCTTAAACCGGGGATCAAACCAAACCTATTTCGCCCCCCAGTGGGTGTTCTTAAGGAAGGTCACCAGGTCAGCCAGCTCTTGGCGGGACAGCTGTTCGTCGAGGCCGGAAGGCATCATTGAAACGGGGCTGGGACGCTGCTCAACCACGTCTTCCCGGGGAATCCGCTGCTCAGCCCCCGGGCCGAGGACCAGGGTGACGGTCGTGTCGGATTCATCTTTGATCATCCCGCTGAACGCATCCCCGGACTTGGTGATCACGGTCACCGGTTCATAGCTGCGAACGAAGCTCGCGCTGGGGTAGACTACGGCCTCTAGCAAGTCGCGCTCGGTTCGAGCCTCGCCGATCCGCGTCAGGTTGGGGCCCACCTCCCCCCCCGCGTAGCCAATCCGATGGCACTGAACGCAGGCCGTCTTCGTGCTGTTGAAAACAGCCTGGCCCCGGCTCGAATCCGAAGGAATCGACTTCAGCTCCTTAAGCAAGGCATCGATGCGGGCAGACTGCTGTTTCAGATCAGGAAGGAGCTGAGCCAGGAGTTCGGCGCCTTCGGACTGAATCGTCGGCGAATATTTTTCGAGCACAGGTTTAAGCTGTTCAGGACGAAGGGAGTTCCGCGCTTTGGCGGTGCGGAGCGAAGACAGAAGCCGCTGCCCCATTTCGTCGCCGGCTCCTTCTTCAAAACATGGGAGGAGGGCATTGATCTCCAGAGGACCGACTTCCCGCAGAGCATCCAACAGGGCGGCACGCTGGTCCCTGGCGATCTGCGATCGGGTCAAGGCCTTAACGCTCAGGCTGCGCAGCGTGGGATTTACGTCAGGAGAGAGATGGGTTCGAACCAGGTCAAACTCAGCTGCACCCAACGGACTGCGCGCCGAACGGCTGGCGAGCGATTGAAGGCGGATATCGATCGGAGCCGTCAGGTTCGCGGCCAGATCCTGGGCGGCCCGTTGCGCCGCATCCTCAGCCCCCGATGGTTTCAGCTGCCGAAGCAAGCGGAGAGCGGAGGAGAACAGGTCGCGCTGGGCGGCTTCGGAGCCCAGGGACTGAACGGCCGAGTGATCCGATAGGATAGCTGCCACCAGCTTATTCCAGGAAGAGGGAGGCTCCTTGATCCCAGCATTCGCCAAACCCTCCAGGATGACGTTTCGTAACGGCAGCGAGTAACCCAAATTACCCGCGGCCTGCGCCAGCAGCTTTTGGCCATCCGTGTTCTTGATGAGTACCGGGATCAACGTTTTAACCTGAGCCACCTTCGCTTCCTGAGCCCAGGTGGATAGCTGCAGCTTCGCCCATTCGACAAGCGTTTCCGCCCAGTCCGATCGACGTCGGATAATCCAATCCGCCGCACGTCGAAGCTCGGCATCGCTGGAGGTCAGGAACGGTGTGACTTCCTGCGGCTTAAGGTCAGTTCCATCGCGTTCGGCGAGTGCGATCAGCGCGGCCCGTTGAACCGCAGGCGATGGCGCCTCCAGAGCGCTGCGCAGCTCGCCGACAGCCCCGGTGCGAATCAAAGCTTCGATGGCAGCATGAGTGGCAAAGGGTTCCCCCTTGGCCTCGGAGACGCGCGCCTGCCAGCCGCTGGTGTTGCCTTTTCGCACGCTGGCAGTGACGCGGCGGGATGGGGGTGAAGCTGGAGCACGAACCAGCTTGCCCGACTTGGACAGGGGCCGAACCCGGTAGAGGTTGCCCAAAACGTCCGGCTTCCACAACTGACTCGTCGGGCAACAGAGTTTATACCAGCCACCGGTATCCACTACGACGATGGAGCCATCGATGTCTTCGAGCACATCGGTCGGATGAAAATCCGTGTCGTCCGTGCTCAGAAAGTCGGTCGAGTCGGCCGTGAACGTGGCTCCGGATGCCCGGAGCTGATGCCGAGTGATCTTGTGCAAGTTGAACAATGTTGCGAAGAAATGGTTTTGGGAGGGATCGCCCCAGACTGGAGAGGTCGCACGACAGAGGCCGCTCGGAGCGCCGGCCCCGTATTGAACGAACGGATGCAATAAGTCCGGGCTCGTTCGCTTCACCGCTCGGTCCTCGACATTGCTGTTCTCCTTCCCGTAAACGCCACCGTAGATGGCGTGGGCCAGGCCATCGCGAAAACCCGGCTGGCTGAAATCGATGAACGTGCTGGTAAAGATGCACTCGCCATCGGCGGTGAACGCGACCTCCACCGGATTATCCATGCCTCCGGTCATAATGCTGTCCA
It encodes the following:
- a CDS encoding c-type cytochrome, whose amino-acid sequence is MLRRVLPLAAVFSVAFSAFSASVVIDGRRFLVQEGFTVERIATTNQVLRPVNACLDDRGRLYVTEASGSSQPPAEQAKNPRWRVLRLEDRDGDGQFEHAEVFADKLPMLQGILWHDGVVYVGGTPAIWKLLDKDGDGRADERVEWWNVGRPSTHCGNEVHGPYAGPDGFIYWTKGAFEPIQWTNGVSGKAHLDRGAHIFRARPDGSEMDSIMTGGMDNPVEVAFTADGECIFTSTFIDFSQPGFRDGLAHAIYGGVYGKENSNVEDRAVKRTSPDLLHPFVQYGAGAPSGLCRATSPVWGDPSQNHFFATLFNLHKITRHQLRASGATFTADSTDFLSTDDTDFHPTDVLEDIDGSIVVVDTGGWYKLCCPTSQLWKPDVLGNLYRVRPLSKSGKLVRAPASPPSRRVTASVRKGNTSGWQARVSEAKGEPFATHAAIEALIRTGAVGELRSALEAPSPAVQRAALIALAERDGTDLKPQEVTPFLTSSDAELRRAADWIIRRRSDWAETLVEWAKLQLSTWAQEAKVAQVKTLIPVLIKNTDGQKLLAQAAGNLGYSLPLRNVILEGLANAGIKEPPSSWNKLVAAILSDHSAVQSLGSEAAQRDLFSSALRLLRQLKPSGAEDAAQRAAQDLAANLTAPIDIRLQSLASRSARSPLGAAEFDLVRTHLSPDVNPTLRSLSVKALTRSQIARDQRAALLDALREVGPLEINALLPCFEEGAGDEMGQRLLSSLRTAKARNSLRPEQLKPVLEKYSPTIQSEGAELLAQLLPDLKQQSARIDALLKELKSIPSDSSRGQAVFNSTKTACVQCHRIGYAGGEVGPNLTRIGEARTERDLLEAVVYPSASFVRSYEPVTVITKSGDAFSGMIKDESDTTVTLVLGPGAEQRIPREDVVEQRPSPVSMMPSGLDEQLSRQELADLVTFLKNTHWGAK